The Streptomyces sp. NBC_00162 sequence GCACCGTGGATCCCAACGAACCGGGCCATTACCCGGTCTGTCCACTGCTGCGGCTGACCGGAATCCTGTGCCCCGGCTGCGGCGGCCTGCGCAGCGCGCACGCGTTCGCCCACGGCGATCTGATCACAGCTTTCGGGGCAAATGCCCTGGCCGTCACGGGCTACTTCGTCTTCGCCGGATTCATGATCCTGTGGCTGATTCGGGCCTATGGCGGCGGGCCCGTGCCCCGACTGGTCTTGCGGCGGCTCCACTGGTGGGGGATCGGCGGGGCGGCCCTGGTGTTCGCCGTTGTCCGAAATCTTTCTTTCGGCTCGGCACTGGCCCCCTGAGGCCCGTGCGGGGCCCGGATGAAGCCCCGATTCCGAATGTCCAGTTACTGGGACGGCGTCAACCGCGTGCGGAGGGCAAGGCCTCCTGCGGATACCATTTGATTGCTGACCTTGCAGTTGTACGTGTCTGCAAGGCGGCCGACCGTCATCGACCCGGAAGGGGGCCGCTCGCGTGAGTGTGCTCGACGAGATCATCGAAGGGGTCCGCGAAGACCTTGCCGAACGGCAGGCCCGCGTGAGCCTCGACGAGCTCAAGGAGCGTGCCGCCAAGGCGCCCCAGGCCAAGGACGGCGTCGCCGCACTGCGCGGCGACAGCGTCAAGGTGATCTGCGAGGTCAAGCGCTCCAGCCCGTCGAAGGGCGCGCTGGCCGCGATCGCCGATCCGGCCGGGCTCGCCGCCGACTACGAGGCGGGTGGTGCGGCAGTCATCTCCGTCCTCACCGAACAGCGCCGCTTCGGCGGCTCGCTGGCCGACCTGGAGGCCGTCCGCGCCCGCGTGGACATCCCGATCCTGCGCAAGGACTTCATCGTCACGGCGTACCAGCTCTGGGAGGCCCGTGCCTACGGCGCCGACCTCGTGCTGCTGATCGTCGCGGCCCTGGAGCAGGAGGCCCTCGTCTCCCTCATCGAGCGGGCCGAGTCCATCGGCCTGACCCCGCTCGTCGAGGTCCACGACGAGGAGGAAGTGGAGCGCGCGGTCGCCGCGGGCGCCAAGATC is a genomic window containing:
- a CDS encoding DUF2752 domain-containing protein — translated: MTGENQRVDASRTPDALPPQAAPVVPMSRARRLRTPALTLVAAAAAFAYVGTVDPNEPGHYPVCPLLRLTGILCPGCGGLRSAHAFAHGDLITAFGANALAVTGYFVFAGFMILWLIRAYGGGPVPRLVLRRLHWWGIGGAALVFAVVRNLSFGSALAP
- the trpC gene encoding indole-3-glycerol phosphate synthase TrpC; this translates as MSVLDEIIEGVREDLAERQARVSLDELKERAAKAPQAKDGVAALRGDSVKVICEVKRSSPSKGALAAIADPAGLAADYEAGGAAVISVLTEQRRFGGSLADLEAVRARVDIPILRKDFIVTAYQLWEARAYGADLVLLIVAALEQEALVSLIERAESIGLTPLVEVHDEEEVERAVAAGAKIIGVNARNLKDLKVDRSTFERVVPEIPAHIVKIAESGIRGPHDLIAYANEGADAVLVGESLVTGRDPKAAVADLVAAGAHPALRHGRS